In Nocardioides sp. InS609-2, a single genomic region encodes these proteins:
- a CDS encoding adenine phosphoribosyltransferase has product MIDAREALARLVRDVPDFPEPGVVFKDITLLLADHDGFAAVVTALAGAGRDENGATVVDKVVGMEARGFILGAPVALALGVGFVPVRKAGKLPGETHAVSYDLEYGSATLEVHRDAIAPGERVLLVDDVLATGGTVAATRQLVEACGGEVVGVAMLMELTFLPGRATIGELPLTVLMSV; this is encoded by the coding sequence GTGATCGACGCCCGCGAGGCGTTGGCACGACTGGTTCGAGACGTACCCGACTTCCCGGAGCCGGGAGTGGTGTTCAAGGACATCACCCTCCTCCTGGCCGATCACGACGGCTTCGCTGCCGTCGTCACCGCGCTTGCCGGAGCCGGGCGTGACGAGAACGGCGCCACGGTGGTCGACAAGGTCGTGGGGATGGAGGCCCGCGGGTTCATCCTCGGCGCCCCCGTTGCGCTCGCGCTGGGTGTCGGCTTCGTGCCGGTGCGCAAGGCCGGCAAGCTCCCGGGCGAGACGCACGCTGTCTCCTACGACCTCGAGTACGGCTCGGCGACCCTGGAGGTCCATCGCGACGCGATCGCACCGGGGGAGCGGGTCCTGCTCGTCGACGACGTACTCGCCACCGGCGGCACCGTCGCCGCCACGCGCCAGCTCGTCGAGGCCTGCGGTGGCGAGGTGGTCGGGGTGGCCATGCTCATGGAGCTCACGTTCCTGCCCGGCCGCGCCAC